Below is a genomic region from Spirosoma radiotolerans.
TAAAAGAACGAGTGACCATCGGGGTGCCATTCCGGCCGGGCATATTCCCAGTCCATGCGGTCAATGGTTTCGGGCAAATCCTGCCGCGTGACGAGGTTGAGAATGTGCAGAGTAGGCTTTTCGGAACCATTAGCGGCAATGGCGTAGGCAATGTAGTTGTCGTCGGGCGAGGGCACAAAATAGCTGATGCTGTAGCGCTGCGTACTGGTGTTGAAGTGGCTGGGGTCGACCAGCAAGGTTTCTGTCCCCAGCAATCCCTTGCGTAGAAACAAACTCGGCGTTTGTTGGCCCGGCAGCGATTTCAGGTACAGGTACTTATCGCCAACTAACCGCTCTACTCGGCCACTGGGCGAGGGTGCGTCGGTGTCTAAGCTAACGATGTGCTTCAGCAACTCCTTCCGGCGCGGCAGCCCGTCAAGTGTTGTTCTAGTGTAGTCGCCCTGTCCTTTTAGGTACTGATCCAGCTCGGGGTTCGACGGCTTCTCCATCCAGCGGTAGGGATCGGTAATTTTATTGCCGAAGTACTCATCTATGACCGGACGAATAGGGGCGACGGGCAGTTGCTGGGCGGTGGCCGTTAAGGCGACAAGCAGCCAGCTAAGGAGTAAGGGTTGTTTCATGAATCTGAGGGTAAAAGTAGCGGTGCATCGCCACGTATGCGACTGATAGCCGGTACGCCGTGGTTCGAACGTCGGCCCGGCGGCATTCCGGAGCGGGACCACTGGACAGATAGTAAAATCACTGGCTCTTAAAACATGCTTTAACTAGGTGGATCGGATGTTCTTTCTCATCTGAGGTAGGATTGTTTTTGTGAGATGGTTAGCAATACCCTGGAAAGAGGGGGCTGACCTCTACTGACAACTCTGAAATCACTTCGATTTTTAAAGTACGGTCGTTGTGTTTGGCCATACTGCTTAAAAGCAACCGCTCCTAAGACCATTTACACAGATACCTGTCTCAACCCAGGTAGGCCACTGGCCAACTTCGATAAAGAGTTGGCCAGAGTAGACTAGAAGTCAGGATTACCATAAAAACTGGTTAGTTACGGCAAAAGCCGATTCGTTTAATACCTCAGGTTGCACACTGGTCAGCCTTGCAAAAACCCAGTTAGTATGTGAGGTAGGATTGATCCATTGGTTGTAAGGTAGCTTATACAACTGGCGCGAGCTAACTCGGCATATATAGGCTGTTTCCAGCAACCATTCAGGACCTACTTCATCCGCTTTCTTGACGCGTAGTTCCAAGCCGGTGATGTCTCCAAATGAATCATCAAACTCCAGCTTGTAATAGTCTTGGCTACCTTGTTCCCGGTCATCTACATTGGGTAAGTCTAAAACGCGCCAGGCACTGGCCCCGTGAGTGCCTAAAATTCGGGCTTCAACATCGGCATTCGTACCCGCCTTGGGCTTGCGGGGAGTTTGCAACATAATTGTGTATTTGGACATAAGTGTAAAGGTGAAAAGGTTAATATTGGCCTGTTTCCTGTCTGGAATTCCGCTGCTGGGAAACAGGGCAATACTACTTATCCTATAGCTTATGTTCAATCGGATAAAGATATGAGGCATAATAAGAATGGCTCGAACGTCTGCTGGTTCGGCAGTGTATGCATACGTATGCTTCTAGCTAGAATTGACAGATAGCAAAACCACTGTCTCACAATTCGCTCCCAAGTGAGACGAGGGAACGTTCATGTGTCTGATTCTTAAACTGGGCCTTTCGAGAGACAGCTAGTTTTAAGGCCTGTCAATTATAATCTGTAACATACGACGTGTAAAACTTTACTTATTTTTTGCTGTACTCCGCATCCGTGACGGGCTGTAGCCACGTGACAATGCCTTTTTCGGTATTCGGGATAATATACAGGTGAGTCATCTTACTACCGGGGCTGGCTCCGTGCCAGTGCACCAAACCGGGCGGGCATTTAACGACGTCGCCTTTTCGAATCACTTGCCTGGGCTCCCCTTTGATCTGATGATACCCAATCCCGTCCGTAACAATGAGGATCTGCCCGGCCGGATGAGAATGCCAGTGCGAGCGGGCACCCTTCTCGAAAGCGACACTGCCCGAAATAGTCGTAAAGATCGAGTCATTTGGAATCAGGCTTGTGACCCAAACGGTCCCCGTAAACGTGTCAGCAGGTCCTCTCGTCGCTGCCTGCGGACCTGTCACAGTGTTAGCCGTCTGGCCTAAAGCTAAACTTGGCATAGCGACTGAGAGGGTGAGTACGAACCGCAAATTGAATGCCAGGCCGGTAAGCAGCGGTCTGGCTACCGGACGACCGGTGGAGTAAGTTGTGTGGTTGTCGGCTGATTTCTTCATGATCGTTTCGTTCGTCTTTCTGTTGCGCCAATTACAGTGTCTTTACCACTTTTGCCGGAACCCCGGCAACGACCGTATTGGGCGGGACGTCACGGCTTACCACCGCACCCGCTGCCACCACCGAATTTTCACCGACCGTAACGCCCGGTAAAATGGTAGCTCCTGCACCAATCCAGGCATTCCGTTTGATTAGAATGGATTGGAGCAGAACTGTTTTACGGTCAGTGGGGTCTAGCGGGTGATTTTCGGACGTGAGCTTGACGCTGGGACCGATCTGGACATCGTCTTCTATAGTAATCCCACCAATATCTAGAAACGAGCAATTATGGTTGATAAAGGCGTTTTTGCCTAGGCGAATAAACTGGCCAAAGTTGGTATAAAACGGAGGGAAAATCGTTGTCGATTCGTCGATTTCCGTACCAATGATTTCACTTAACTGGCTGCGGACCTGGTCCAGCTCGGTGGCCGTGGTGTTCATCTGGACGCATAACCGAATGGTACGGGCCACGACCTCGCTAAACTGGGCATAGTCAGGATCATCTTTCCGGAGCGGTTCACCAGCCCGCATCCGTTGAAAAATTGTTGTCATGTTGGTGTCAACTTGCGTACTCACGCTCACTTACTTTCTCCAGCCAGGTTACTACCTCACCGTTTACTTCCTCCTGAATGGCAATATGACTCATGGCCTTCGTTGGCGAAGCACCGTGCCAATGCTTTTCGTTGGGTTCAAACCAGACGACGTCGCCGGGATGAATTTCTTCGATAGGGCCTCCTTCACGCTGTACCCAACCCATTCCCGAGATAACAAGGAGCGTTTGACCCGCCGGATGGGTGTGCCAAGCCGTTCGGGCACCCGGCTCAAAGGTGACTAGGGCTCCTGCCCCTTTAGTTGCTTCTTTTTTGGCGAACAACGGGTCGATGCGTACGGCTCCCGTAAACCAGGCTTCCGGGCCTTTGACCGAAGCCTGCATTCCGTTTTTGCTGATTTCCATGCTACATCCGTTTTTGCATTACTTTATCCGGGGTAATCGGCAGGTCACGAACGCGCTGACCAGTGGCGTTGAAAACGGCGTTGGCCACTGCTCCGGCAAACCCGATCAGGGCAATTTCGCCCATGCCTTTGGCACCCATCGGATTGATGATCGGGTCCGGTTTGTCGATCATGATCGCTTCAATGGCGGGTACATCGGCGTGAACCGCTACGTGATAATCGGCCAGGTTGTTATTCACAAACCGCCCGAATCGGTGGTCAATAATCGCTTCTTCGGTCAGGGCCATGCCAATGCCACCAGCTACTCCGCCAATCATCTGACTGGCCGCCGTTTTAGGGCTCACGATACGGCCCGAATCGGCTACGCTGACGGCTTTAGCGACGCGCACCACGCCCGTTAGCGGATTGACTCGCACTTGCACGAAATGCACCGAAAACGAATACATTGAATACTTCTCTTGTTCCGGGCTGCCCTTCGAATCCTTCGTTTTGTCGATCACGGTCAGCTTATTGACCTGCATCAAGTCGCTGACGGACACCTTTTTCTTCGGATCTGTTGATACCGACAGTACACCATCAGCCAGCGTCAATTCATCGGCCTGTCGACCAGCTAGCGGAGCTCCCGCTTTGAGGGCTAGCTCCATCAGTTCGTGTTTGATGCTGGTGCAAGCATCAAACACCGCCGACCCTACCGCCGAGACAATGGCTGACCCGCCTTGTGTAGGTGCCTTGGGCAATGATGTATCGCCGTACTCGATCTTGATGCGGTTCATGGGAACGCCCAGCACGTTATGGGCTATCATTGTCAGAGCCGTTCCAGTGCCCGGCCCAATGTCAGTCACAGCACTTTGAATGGTCAGTGACCCATCCGCTTGTAGGAAGGCGCGGGCGCTGGCCTCCCAGCGGAAGGCGCTAAATACGCCCGTACTCATGCCGTAGCCAATCAGCCAGTCGCCGTCGCGGGTGCTACCTGGCTGGTTCTTGCGCTCTTTCCAGCCAAT
It encodes:
- a CDS encoding PLAT/LH2 domain-containing protein, which encodes MSKYTIMLQTPRKPKAGTNADVEARILGTHGASAWRVLDLPNVDDREQGSQDYYKLEFDDSFGDITGLELRVKKADEVGPEWLLETAYICRVSSRQLYKLPYNQWINPTSHTNWVFARLTSVQPEVLNESAFAVTNQFLW
- a CDS encoding sugar O-acetyltransferase — translated: MTTIFQRMRAGEPLRKDDPDYAQFSEVVARTIRLCVQMNTTATELDQVRSQLSEIIGTEIDESTTIFPPFYTNFGQFIRLGKNAFINHNCSFLDIGGITIEDDVQIGPSVKLTSENHPLDPTDRKTVLLQSILIKRNAWIGAGATILPGVTVGENSVVAAGAVVSRDVPPNTVVAGVPAKVVKTL
- a CDS encoding (R)-mandelonitrile lyase gives rise to the protein MEISKNGMQASVKGPEAWFTGAVRIDPLFAKKEATKGAGALVTFEPGARTAWHTHPAGQTLLVISGMGWVQREGGPIEEIHPGDVVWFEPNEKHWHGASPTKAMSHIAIQEEVNGEVVTWLEKVSEREYAS
- a CDS encoding (R)-mandelonitrile lyase, whose protein sequence is MKKSADNHTTYSTGRPVARPLLTGLAFNLRFVLTLSVAMPSLALGQTANTVTGPQAATRGPADTFTGTVWVTSLIPNDSIFTTISGSVAFEKGARSHWHSHPAGQILIVTDGIGYHQIKGEPRQVIRKGDVVKCPPGLVHWHGASPGSKMTHLYIIPNTEKGIVTWLQPVTDAEYSKK